In the Pseudanabaena sp. PCC 7367 genome, one interval contains:
- a CDS encoding DUF5684 domain-containing protein, producing MDAEQTIGLIVGIVSLIAWWVIFQKAGRPGWYSIIPFWNVYQIIQIAGRPGWWFLLLLIPFVNLVIVVMITLDIARKFGKGVWFAIGMIFLSVIFYLLLAFGDATYDPNA from the coding sequence ATGGATGCTGAACAAACAATTGGCCTGATCGTTGGGATTGTTTCGCTGATCGCATGGTGGGTTATTTTTCAGAAGGCTGGTCGACCAGGCTGGTATTCAATCATCCCATTTTGGAATGTCTATCAAATTATTCAGATCGCAGGTAGACCTGGATGGTGGTTTTTGCTGCTACTGATCCCATTCGTCAATTTGGTGATTGTGGTCATGATTACCCTGGACATTGCCCGCAAATTCGGTAAAGGGGTATGGTTTGCGATCGGTATGATTTTTCTGTCTGTGATTTTCTATCTGCTGTTGGCATTTGGCGATGCTACTTACGATCCAAATGCTTAA
- a CDS encoding V4R domain-containing protein: MVAATEKPTNNLESLRRHNHYSLEDFFKPDPEQGLIRDWNGLRNIFTSEDFIIGLQEGLEEEVGEASAAVMYTIGCEWGRQDAEFFEQWFEKEFNRGIRQTNLSFLLETWWWPFTSQGWGRWNIDMSDRRQGFMFISIYDSAVARTLGDVGKPVCHIYAGLFSGFFSSLVKKQLECIEIQCYSMGENFCKFLLGGHDRIDAASFWMNEGATSRDIESRLRNGELLK; encoded by the coding sequence ATGGTCGCGGCTACCGAGAAACCCACTAATAATCTAGAAAGTCTGAGACGACATAATCACTATAGTCTGGAGGACTTTTTTAAGCCCGATCCAGAGCAAGGCTTAATTAGAGACTGGAATGGCTTACGCAATATTTTCACCAGCGAAGATTTCATTATTGGTTTGCAAGAGGGCTTAGAAGAAGAAGTGGGTGAGGCTTCGGCAGCGGTGATGTATACGATCGGCTGTGAGTGGGGCAGGCAGGATGCCGAGTTTTTTGAGCAATGGTTTGAGAAAGAGTTCAATCGCGGTATTCGCCAGACCAACCTGTCTTTCTTGCTGGAAACCTGGTGGTGGCCATTTACTTCCCAGGGCTGGGGACGCTGGAATATTGATATGAGCGATCGCCGTCAGGGGTTTATGTTCATTAGCATCTATGACTCAGCCGTGGCACGTACCCTGGGGGATGTGGGTAAGCCGGTTTGTCATATTTATGCGGGTTTGTTTTCTGGCTTCTTTAGCTCGCTGGTCAAAAAACAACTGGAATGCATCGAGATTCAGTGCTATTCAATGGGTGAAAACTTCTGTAAGTTCTTGTTGGGTGGCCACGATCGCATTGATGCGGCTTCTTTTTGGATGAACGAAGGAGCGACAAGCCGAGATATTGAATCCCGTCTGCGCAATGGAGAGCTATTGAAATAA
- a CDS encoding 2Fe-2S iron-sulfur cluster-binding protein yields MAKRIQIEPIAEEAEVATNGALLSGLIRDDLSILKECGGRGMCATCHVYIMEGMESLSPMGRREQRSLEVITTCKPNSRLACQAKVMAEGIVVEMPVGTYVQSIEDIEALIGRRCERPLLSPITGQTLVEVGQLITRSVVRQLGDTNFRVSEQMANTSEA; encoded by the coding sequence ATGGCAAAACGAATTCAGATCGAACCGATCGCTGAGGAAGCAGAAGTAGCCACTAACGGTGCGCTTTTGTCGGGGTTAATCCGTGATGATCTTTCCATTCTGAAAGAATGTGGAGGGCGGGGGATGTGTGCCACCTGCCATGTCTATATTATGGAAGGGATGGAATCGCTCAGCCCGATGGGACGGCGTGAACAAAGATCATTGGAAGTCATTACCACCTGTAAACCAAATTCTCGCCTTGCCTGTCAGGCCAAGGTAATGGCGGAAGGGATTGTGGTGGAAATGCCGGTTGGTACCTATGTCCAGTCGATCGAAGATATTGAGGCGCTGATTGGCAGGCGTTGTGAAAGACCATTACTGAGTCCGATTACGGGGCAAACCCTAGTAGAAGTTGGCCAGTTGATCACTCGATCGGTGGTTAGGCAACTAGGCGATACTAATTTCCGCGTTTCTGAACAGATGGCCAACACCTCAGAAGCTTGA